The DNA window TTTCCTTTTCCCATCCGCGCGGCGGCACCGTCGACGTCACCGCGCCCTTGCCGGAGCATATGCGGCAAAGCTTCGCGCTGTTCGGCTTCGATCCCGACCGCTACGACCGCGCGGCGGAGGAGGGGCACCCATGAGCGGCGCTCACCTGCCGCGGGCCGCCGACCGGCTCGATCTCCTCGCCATGGCGCTGCTCACCCTGCTGTGCGCGAGCTGGGGGCTCAATCAGGTCGCCATAAAGGTGGCGAATGGCGGTATTTCGCCGATTTTTCAGGCCGGCTTGCGGTCCGCCGGCGGCACCATGCTGGTGTTTATCTGGTGTTTGGCGCGCGGCATCCCGCTGTTTGACCGCGACAGGACGCTGGTTGCCGGGCTTGCCGCGGGCGCGCTGTTCGCCGGCGAGTTCGCGCTGATCTTCACCGGCCTTCTTTACACCAGCGCCGCGCGCGGCGTGGTGGTGCTCTATGCGACGCCCTTCTTCGTCGCTTTGGGCGCGCATCTGTTCATCCCCGGCGAGCGGATGACGTTTCTGCGTCTCATCGGCCTTATCGCCGCCTTCCTCGGCGTCTGCCTCGCCTTTGCCGACAGCCTCGGCCTGCCTTCCGGCACCGCCATCATCGGCGATGCCATGATGCTCGGCGCCGCCGCCCTGTGGGCCGCGACCACCATCGTCATCAAGGCCACCGCGCTTGCCCGCGTCAGCGCCGAAAAGACGCTCCTCTACCAGCTTGCCGTCTCGG is part of the Hyphomicrobiales bacterium genome and encodes:
- a CDS encoding DMT family transporter, translating into MSGAHLPRAADRLDLLAMALLTLLCASWGLNQVAIKVANGGISPIFQAGLRSAGGTMLVFIWCLARGIPLFDRDRTLVAGLAAGALFAGEFALIFTGLLYTSAARGVVVLYATPFFVALGAHLFIPGERMTFLRLIGLIAAFLGVCLAFADSLGLPSGTAIIGDAMMLGAAALWAATTIVIKATALARVSAEKTLLYQLAVSAALMFPLSWALGEPGVFAPSPLVLGALAYQTVWVVAITYVIWFWVMIRYPAAQISAFTFLTPLFGVMFGGWLLGERVSSYLIAALALVALGIYLVNSPRPGARSAP